In Kordiimonas pumila, a single genomic region encodes these proteins:
- a CDS encoding phage major capsid protein: MEMTDLKAAIDDYTGAAEHGILSLKERLDHMETKLSRPGMAADGFMGAEARDHKDAFLKGFMMKGDDTALRTLEAKALSSTGNSGGDGGYAIPTVIDAEIEKQLRLLSPMRSIVKVKAIETSNYKRLVNIGGTASGWVGETDGRSVTGTPQLKEVAITPGEIYANAAATQRALDDMQFDGEAWLQEEVAEEFAAQESAAIVSGNGTDKPKGFLTYTTAETGDATRAFGEIQHILTGVDGGFPASNPADILIDLVHALSSRYRANAKFVMNSSTLAAVRKFKDADGNFIWRAGLMEGQPDMLLGYPVVEVEDMPAVATDSLSIAFGDFDRAYTLVERTGTRVLRDPYTNKPYVNFYATRRVGGAVVNDDAIKLLKFSAPEE, encoded by the coding sequence ATGGAAATGACTGATCTTAAAGCCGCGATTGATGATTACACCGGCGCGGCGGAACACGGCATCCTTAGCCTTAAGGAACGGCTTGACCATATGGAAACAAAACTGTCGCGCCCCGGCATGGCGGCAGATGGCTTTATGGGGGCTGAAGCCCGCGACCATAAAGACGCTTTCCTGAAAGGCTTTATGATGAAGGGCGATGACACGGCCCTGCGCACGCTGGAGGCGAAAGCGCTTTCTTCCACCGGCAATAGTGGCGGCGATGGTGGCTATGCCATTCCAACCGTGATTGACGCAGAGATTGAAAAACAGCTTCGCCTGCTTTCCCCTATGCGGTCTATCGTGAAGGTGAAGGCGATTGAAACATCAAATTACAAACGCCTTGTGAACATTGGCGGTACTGCTTCTGGTTGGGTGGGTGAAACAGACGGCCGCAGTGTTACGGGCACGCCGCAATTGAAAGAAGTGGCGATCACTCCGGGCGAAATTTATGCAAATGCGGCCGCCACACAGCGCGCGCTGGATGATATGCAGTTTGACGGTGAAGCATGGCTGCAGGAAGAAGTGGCAGAAGAATTTGCCGCACAGGAAAGCGCGGCGATTGTTAGTGGTAACGGCACGGACAAGCCAAAGGGCTTTCTGACCTACACAACAGCAGAAACCGGCGATGCAACCCGCGCTTTTGGTGAAATTCAGCATATTTTAACTGGTGTTGACGGCGGGTTTCCAGCCAGTAACCCCGCTGATATTCTGATTGATCTGGTGCATGCCCTGTCTTCCCGCTACCGGGCGAACGCCAAGTTTGTGATGAACAGCAGCACGCTCGCGGCTGTGCGGAAATTTAAGGATGCTGACGGTAACTTTATCTGGCGCGCGGGCCTTATGGAAGGTCAGCCTGATATGCTGCTGGGCTACCCTGTGGTGGAAGTGGAAGATATGCCAGCGGTGGCAACCGATAGCCTTTCTATCGCCTTTGGTGATTTTGACCGTGCTTACACGCTGGTGGAACGCACCGGCACCCGTGTGCTTAGGGACCCCTATACCAACAAGCCATATGTAAACTTTTATGCCACACGGCGTGTGGGCGGCGCGGTTGTGAATGATGATGCGATCAAGCTCTTGAAATTTAGCGCGCCTGAAGAATAA
- a CDS encoding phage fiber-tail adaptor protein — MTVYAKDPASVVDYSFDWSGWLSGGESISTVSWSLDPAGGSAPTLGSEVGTGSTRGIYVSGGAAGHRYRLSGKIVTDAGRTAERSVTLHIMER; from the coding sequence ATGACAGTTTATGCAAAAGACCCGGCTTCGGTCGTTGACTATAGCTTTGACTGGTCGGGCTGGCTATCAGGCGGGGAAAGCATTAGCACCGTATCATGGTCGCTAGACCCGGCAGGTGGCAGCGCCCCCACCCTTGGCAGCGAAGTGGGCACGGGCAGCACACGCGGCATATATGTATCGGGTGGTGCGGCGGGGCACCGCTACCGGCTTTCCGGCAAAATTGTAACAGACGCAGGCCGCACAGCAGAGCGCAGCGTAACCCTTCATATTATGGAGAGATAA
- a CDS encoding head-tail connector protein has translation MRTETLLQPAYVPVLLDEVKDHLRIDGAEEDAALGALISTSVTLVETWLDMALINRTVAVYLDTWPETQAGTGTWWNGVADGVVSMLQSDIFHAPLPVRPVSAVASIGVTAADGTTSAWNTDDYYLKPGLAPAIVRKYGRVWPQPGVPADGIKITVTAGFGADWNTVPAGIRQALLMLVTHLYYNRGDTSGDPALKASGALGILAPYRTVRL, from the coding sequence ATGCGCACAGAAACCTTGTTGCAGCCCGCATATGTGCCGGTATTGCTTGACGAAGTGAAAGACCATCTACGCATTGACGGGGCAGAGGAAGACGCGGCTCTTGGTGCCCTTATCAGCACCAGCGTAACCCTTGTTGAAACCTGGCTTGATATGGCGCTTATTAACCGTACCGTGGCAGTTTATCTGGATACATGGCCCGAGACACAGGCCGGAACAGGCACATGGTGGAACGGCGTTGCAGACGGCGTTGTCAGCATGCTGCAATCTGATATTTTCCATGCGCCACTACCGGTGCGGCCTGTAAGCGCGGTGGCATCTATTGGGGTAACAGCCGCAGATGGCACCACAAGCGCATGGAATACAGATGACTATTACCTAAAGCCGGGCCTTGCCCCTGCTATAGTGCGCAAATATGGACGTGTGTGGCCCCAGCCGGGTGTGCCCGCAGACGGCATTAAAATAACTGTTACCGCAGGCTTTGGGGCAGACTGGAACACAGTGCCCGCAGGCATAAGGCAGGCACTTTTAATGCTGGTCACACACCTCTATTATAACCGGGGTGATACCAGCGGTGATCCCGCTTTAAAGGCAAGTGGTGCGCTCGGTATTCTTGCGCCTTACCGCACGGTGCGGCTATGA
- a CDS encoding phage head closure protein, with protein MTMLAGMRHRITLMQEQNVIGAGGRITKTTPIITDVWAEVTEGLAGGVERADKQIYPTSARFKVRYNAAYQAARVVVWRGVRYRIQGTERMLGTNPTLTFDTRLIEGETP; from the coding sequence ATGACTATGCTTGCAGGTATGCGACACCGTATCACCCTGATGCAGGAGCAAAATGTAATTGGGGCAGGGGGGCGCATTACAAAAACCACCCCGATTATAACTGACGTATGGGCCGAGGTTACAGAAGGTTTGGCAGGTGGTGTGGAACGCGCTGACAAGCAAATATACCCCACATCAGCACGGTTTAAAGTGCGGTATAATGCGGCCTATCAGGCAGCGAGGGTCGTGGTGTGGCGCGGCGTGCGCTACCGCATTCAAGGCACAGAGCGCATGCTGGGTACAAACCCCACACTAACGTTCGATACCCGTTTGATAGAGGGAGAAACCCCATGA
- a CDS encoding DUF3168 domain-containing protein produces MTAMACFRLQEAVFAALAAATSLSALVTGVYDEAPTGASYPYAAMGGTNLQPNDLKDRDGASISFDIILWSKEPSQLEVKELMAEVDRVLDKAALGVVGYSLVSLRLQSAAVTRQWNEDGSLYRGRLTYAALVYAS; encoded by the coding sequence ATGACAGCTATGGCATGCTTTCGGTTGCAGGAAGCTGTGTTTGCAGCGCTTGCCGCAGCCACCAGCCTATCGGCGCTGGTAACGGGGGTGTACGATGAAGCCCCAACAGGGGCCTCTTATCCCTATGCGGCAATGGGCGGCACCAACCTGCAACCAAATGACCTGAAAGACAGGGACGGTGCATCCATTAGTTTTGACATAATCCTGTGGTCAAAGGAACCATCGCAGCTAGAGGTAAAAGAGCTAATGGCAGAGGTAGACAGGGTGCTGGATAAAGCCGCGCTTGGCGTGGTGGGTTACAGTCTTGTTTCTCTCAGGCTGCAAAGCGCTGCTGTAACCAGACAGTGGAACGAGGACGGCAGCCTGTACCGTGGCCGCCTGACCTATGCCGCGCTGGTTTATGCAAGCTAG
- a CDS encoding phage major tail protein, TP901-1 family yields the protein MAAQQGRDLLIKIHDGSGDFDDENYVVVGGIKTNSFDISGEAVDITNKDSNGFKELLPGSGNVAVSITGDGVFVDDASFKRVHDHTLARTHPSCRIVVPDFATYTGVFSISKLTLNGNDGEAVTYSIQLNSSGAVTVATL from the coding sequence GTGGCTGCACAACAAGGACGTGACCTACTGATCAAGATTCACGATGGATCAGGCGATTTTGACGACGAAAACTATGTCGTGGTTGGCGGAATTAAAACAAACAGTTTCGATATAAGCGGCGAGGCTGTTGATATTACCAACAAGGACAGCAACGGCTTTAAAGAGCTGCTCCCGGGTTCGGGTAATGTGGCGGTTTCTATTACCGGTGACGGTGTGTTTGTAGATGATGCCAGCTTTAAGCGGGTGCACGACCATACGCTGGCCCGCACACACCCTTCCTGCCGTATTGTGGTGCCCGACTTTGCCACTTATACCGGCGTGTTTTCCATTAGCAAACTAACGCTAAACGGTAATGACGGTGAAGCCGTAACATACAGTATTCAGCTTAACAGCTCAGGTGCTGTTACTGTTGCAACCCTTTAA